A section of the Plutella xylostella chromosome 18, ilPluXylo3.1, whole genome shotgun sequence genome encodes:
- the LOC119692652 gene encoding uncharacterized protein LOC119692652 gives MKMKLLWCCFVAALAMAQAAVDVEKTVKQVQSILQQHSQLPRLSRDEIIQLLHDIRAEDAKSASREKSKETTEAYSTESKEFQYKSTEAYGKDSDNEVHSYVELTALEDISSKDKYAGVSASTESTAQTIKSSEPTVMVVLPYTPRDASSLQELYTKPPRFEVVPESQVTPEGSKKPTVAKTKLTSNEKIKETLTNNVKLAKKHQKQEIPAEFQQFLNTPGLAGNPGDYHFLLPLEGFKPLPTPKAVNGTVEYPENILLTYDLVAHESEIVPESDPLSPSHVMYEPLKPEYPFELQSSPSESQHTVLPLDLPKKRLTKSTNNPDQPNYEPIDYDSVKVIPLQLGPKPEEQAEVVLFETDNSKRQAENETISSENLSTTEEPSTSAGVEEKDLTTAAPVDSSGVGSDAGASIADLEESFGGAAPVEPGDSELPPPRKNGFYWMLDLNHFLEVGDGDTKVNIRLEPKLGDPQMFLPVNVP, from the coding sequence AAGATGAAGTTGCTGTGGTGCTGCTTCGTGGCAGCATTGGCGATGGCGCAGGCGGCGGTAGATGTGGAGAAGACAGTGAAGCAAGTCCAGAGCATCCTGCAACAACACTCACAGCTGCCGAGACTCTCACGAGACGAGATCATACAACTACTTCATGACATAAGAGCCGAAGATGCCAAGTCTGCTTCAAGAGAGAAATCTAAAGAAACCACTGAAGCTTACTCTACAGAAAGTAAAGAGTTTCAGTATAAATCGACAGAAGCTTACGGGAAGGATAGTGATAATGAAGTCCATTCTTATGTAGAGCTGACCGCTTTAGAAGATATTTCGTCTAAGGATAAGTATGCTGGTGTGTCCGCATCTACTGAATCGACCGCCCAAACAATCAAATCCAGTGAACCTACCGTGATGGTAGTGTTACCATACACACCACGTGATGCGTCTTCTTTACAAGAGCTGTACACGAAACCTCCAAGGTTCGAAGTAGTGCCTGAGTCTCAAGTTACTCCGGAAGGAAGCAAAAAACCAACTGTTGCTAAAACAAAACTtactagcaatgaaaaaattaagGAGACGTTAACTAACAATGTCAAATTAGCTAAAAAGCATCAGAAGCAAGAAATTCCTGCTGAGTTCCAGCAATTTCTGAACACCCCTGGTCTTGCTGGAAATCCTGGTGATTACCACTTTTTACTTCCTCTAGAAGGATTTAAGCCTTTACCGACACCAAAAGCTGTGAACGGAACTGTAGAATACCCTGAAAATATTCTTCTGACTTATGATTTAGTGGCTCACGAGTCCGAGATTGTGCCAGAAAGTGACCCACTGTCTCCGAGCCACGTGATGTATGAACCACTTAAACCAGAATATCCTTTTGAGCTACAATCCTCTCCATCAGAATCGCAACATACAGTCCTTCCATTAGACTTACCGAAGAAACGTTTAACTAAATCCACTAACAACCCTGACCAGCCAAACTACGAGCCAATAGACTATGACTCTGTGAAAGTCATTCCGTTACAATTAGGACCAAAACCAGAAGAGCAAGCTGAGGTGGTACTATTCGAAACCGATAACAGCAAACGCCAGGCAGAAAACGAAACGATTTCTTCAGAAAACCTTTCAACAACTGAGGAACCATCCACGAGTGCAGGAGTGGAGGAGAAGGACTTGACCACAGCTGCTCCGGTGGACTCTTCAGGAGTTGGCAGTGACGCGGGCGCCTCTATCGCTGACCTTGAAGAGTCATTCGGAGGCGCTGCCCCTGTGGAGCCCGGAGACTCCGAGCTCCCGCCCCCGAGGAAGAACGGCTTCTACTGGATGCTGGACCTCAACCACTTCCTTGAAGTCGGAGACGGTGACACTAAAGTTAACATACGCCTGGAACCCAAACTGGGAGACCCGCAAATGTTCTTGCCTGTTAATGTGCCGTGA